A single Deinococcus sp. Leaf326 DNA region contains:
- a CDS encoding nucleotidyltransferase domain-containing protein, with translation MTSPSSPQMSGLLAELLVEEGVQAVFLTGSQARGESDAWSDLDLSVLMTEDRLARNTVTYREGRLVSVERRTVRRREQAFTEPEAALWNLTSLQTGLALHDPDAVFAALQARARAFDWAELEPVAQARAAVLVTDAAEEIHKVMGGLHAGDAGKVLYAAAGLTFSLGTAALLSSGTLISTENRYLTLAQGAWDDAAWHAAYGVLTGLTGAAVPERGRAALHAYLRAVALTRWSAGPPPLARETAARVRAFLAG, from the coding sequence ATGACTTCTCCTTCGTCCCCCCAGATGTCCGGTCTGCTGGCAGAACTGCTTGTCGAGGAGGGCGTGCAGGCGGTCTTTCTCACAGGCAGTCAGGCACGTGGAGAGAGCGACGCCTGGAGCGACCTCGACCTCTCTGTGCTCATGACCGAAGACCGGCTCGCGCGGAACACGGTGACGTACCGGGAAGGCCGACTGGTCAGCGTGGAACGCCGCACGGTGCGCCGGCGCGAGCAGGCCTTCACAGAGCCGGAAGCGGCCCTCTGGAACCTGACCTCCCTTCAGACGGGCCTGGCCCTGCATGACCCAGACGCCGTGTTCGCAGCGCTTCAGGCGCGGGCGCGGGCCTTCGACTGGGCCGAGCTCGAACCGGTGGCCCAGGCCCGCGCCGCCGTCCTCGTCACGGACGCTGCCGAAGAGATTCACAAGGTGATGGGCGGCCTGCACGCGGGCGACGCCGGCAAGGTGTTGTACGCCGCCGCAGGCCTGACCTTCTCGCTCGGTACGGCAGCCCTGCTGAGCAGCGGCACCCTGATCTCGACCGAGAACCGCTACCTCACGCTGGCGCAGGGAGCCTGGGACGACGCGGCGTGGCACGCGGCCTACGGTGTCCTGACTGGACTGACCGGGGCCGCCGTGCCGGAGCGGGGCCGCGCGGCCCTCCACGCCTACCTGCGCGCGGTTGCCCTCACGCGCTGGTCCGCCGGCCCGCCTCCTCTGGCGCGGGAAACGGCCGCGAGAGTGAGGGCCTTTCTGGCCGGCTGA
- a CDS encoding esterase family protein, producing the protein MAVSVQGQQVTFTPPAGAAGLVGDFTDWRKQAPLPASPGVPITLRLPRGAWIEYAWVDAVGEAFADPDNPHKSLNPWWSYPRAAVVGEYARHPLWLRADAARKGTAHRLTWEGEVFSGTRRAIVYTPHGHDPARPTPVYYVQDGVAFYRTGKLGEVMDRAVEAGLATGAVLVFVEPGDRNEEYYLNGRYLDFLRQEVFPRVEGEYVTPGTRGLWGASLGGLISLYLGSRHPELFSRVVSHSGAFIARPGAQDARGTIDTTTAGEWLLEQLAAAPPTHLRTSLDTGTLEWLTGPNRRMAGLFADRALAHQYREYPSGHNWITWREALPEAFLYMQGGE; encoded by the coding sequence ATGGCTGTTTCGGTGCAGGGACAACAGGTCACGTTCACGCCCCCGGCGGGCGCTGCCGGGCTGGTGGGCGACTTTACCGACTGGCGCAAGCAGGCGCCCCTGCCGGCGTCGCCCGGCGTGCCCATCACGTTGCGGCTGCCGCGCGGCGCCTGGATCGAGTACGCCTGGGTGGACGCGGTGGGCGAGGCCTTCGCCGACCCCGACAACCCGCACAAGTCCCTGAATCCCTGGTGGTCCTACCCGCGCGCGGCGGTGGTCGGAGAGTACGCCCGGCACCCGCTGTGGCTGCGGGCCGACGCCGCCCGGAAGGGCACCGCCCACCGCCTGACCTGGGAGGGCGAGGTCTTTTCGGGCACGCGGCGGGCCATCGTCTACACGCCACATGGCCACGACCCCGCGCGCCCCACGCCGGTCTACTACGTCCAGGACGGCGTGGCGTTCTACCGCACCGGCAAGCTGGGCGAGGTCATGGACCGCGCGGTGGAGGCTGGGCTGGCGACGGGCGCCGTGCTGGTCTTCGTCGAACCGGGCGACCGCAACGAGGAGTATTACCTCAACGGCCGTTACCTCGACTTCCTGCGTCAGGAGGTCTTCCCACGGGTGGAGGGCGAATACGTGACGCCGGGCACGCGCGGCCTGTGGGGCGCGAGCCTGGGCGGGCTGATCTCGCTGTACCTGGGCAGCCGTCACCCCGAACTGTTCTCGCGGGTGGTGAGCCACAGCGGGGCCTTCATCGCGCGGCCGGGCGCGCAGGACGCCCGCGGGACCATCGATACGACGACCGCCGGCGAGTGGCTGCTGGAGCAGCTCGCCGCCGCGCCGCCCACCCACCTGCGGACCAGTCTGGATACCGGCACGCTGGAGTGGCTCACCGGTCCGAACCGCCGCATGGCCGGGCTGTTCGCCGACCGCGCCCTGGCCCACCAGTACCGCGAGTATCCCAGCGGCCACAACTGGATCACGTGGCGCGAGGCGCTGCCCGAGGCGTTCCTGTACATGCAGGGTGGGGAGTAG
- a CDS encoding peptidase C39 family protein, whose amino-acid sequence MRPSPLFSVLALCLLAGAPAGASTMTFPASTTTLHERAADWAGAELRGAQLRGDTLILPPGVREGSLTSAPLTLPAFDELVPSWNSVTGAAGSVTVEVRAGLAGGGWTRWYSFGRWSAAEGRTSQDGQKDAAGQVLTDTLRLTRPAASAQYRVTLRGEGTALRLLALTTSDRVRLTSGAGQASDRRAWGRLVNVPQRSQMIYPGGGEVWCSPTSVSMILASYGVDVTVPQAAQGMHDRAYDGTGNWPFNTAYAGERGMRAFVTRLPSLAAAERFTAAGVPLAVSLGWKKGELPGAAIPSSTGHLMVLVGFDPQGNPVLNDPAAPGNDTVRRPYPRAAFERLWLSHSGGLSYVIAPAGTALP is encoded by the coding sequence ATGCGCCCATCCCCCCTGTTCAGCGTGCTGGCCCTGTGTCTCCTGGCCGGTGCGCCCGCTGGAGCCTCGACCATGACCTTCCCTGCCAGCACCACCACCCTGCACGAACGCGCCGCCGACTGGGCCGGCGCCGAGCTGCGCGGCGCGCAGTTGCGCGGCGACACCCTCATCCTGCCCCCCGGCGTGCGTGAAGGCTCCCTGACCAGCGCGCCCCTGACTCTCCCGGCCTTCGACGAACTGGTGCCCTCCTGGAACAGCGTGACGGGCGCGGCAGGCAGCGTGACGGTCGAGGTCCGTGCGGGCCTCGCGGGTGGCGGCTGGACCCGCTGGTATTCCTTCGGGCGCTGGAGCGCCGCCGAGGGCCGCACGAGCCAGGACGGCCAGAAGGACGCCGCCGGGCAGGTCCTGACCGACACCCTGCGCCTGACCCGCCCGGCGGCGTCTGCGCAGTACCGCGTGACCCTGCGCGGCGAGGGCACGGCGCTGCGGCTGCTGGCCCTGACCACCAGCGACCGCGTGCGTCTGACGTCGGGCGCGGGACAGGCGAGCGACCGGCGCGCCTGGGGCCGCCTCGTGAACGTGCCGCAGCGCTCGCAGATGATCTATCCGGGCGGCGGCGAGGTGTGGTGCAGCCCCACCAGCGTCAGCATGATCCTGGCGAGCTACGGCGTGGACGTGACCGTTCCGCAGGCCGCCCAGGGCATGCACGACAGGGCATACGACGGCACCGGCAACTGGCCCTTCAACACCGCCTACGCGGGCGAGCGCGGGATGCGCGCCTTCGTCACGCGGCTGCCGAGCCTCGCTGCCGCCGAGCGCTTCACGGCCGCCGGGGTGCCGCTGGCCGTCAGCCTGGGCTGGAAAAAGGGCGAGCTGCCCGGCGCGGCGATTCCCAGCAGCACCGGGCACCTCATGGTGCTTGTCGGCTTCGACCCCCAGGGCAATCCGGTCCTGAACGACCCCGCCGCCCCCGGCAACGACACGGTACGCCGGCCCTACCCGCGCGCGGCCTTTGAGCGGCTGTGGCTCTCGCACAGCGGCGGCCTGAGCTACGTGATCGCGCCGGCCGGCACGGCGCTGCCCTGA
- a CDS encoding MarR family winged helix-turn-helix transcriptional regulator → MTLSPPPAHETEETSQFLQAMWQFNRALGQQLQPLLQEAHDTDPRSFLILKTIESGLTYPKVIAQELKLPPTLLSRYLDDLSKRGLLERHIDEQDSRRTRLSLTPAGLTLLKQTQCTVHTHVARRLSRLRPEQLRALNDALHALNSGEEQA, encoded by the coding sequence ATGACGCTTTCTCCACCCCCCGCCCACGAGACCGAGGAAACGAGCCAGTTTCTGCAGGCCATGTGGCAGTTCAACCGCGCCCTGGGCCAGCAACTCCAGCCTCTGCTGCAGGAGGCGCACGACACCGACCCCCGCAGCTTCCTCATTCTCAAGACCATCGAGAGCGGCCTGACGTACCCCAAGGTGATCGCGCAGGAGCTCAAGCTGCCGCCCACGCTGCTCAGCCGCTACCTCGACGACCTGAGCAAGCGCGGGCTGCTTGAGCGCCACATTGACGAGCAGGACTCGCGGCGCACCCGCCTGAGCCTGACCCCGGCCGGCCTGACCCTGCTGAAGCAGACCCAGTGCACCGTCCACACTCACGTGGCGCGGCGGCTCTCGCGGCTGCGGCCCGAGCAGCTGCGCGCCCTGAACGACGCCCTGCACGCCCTGAACAGCGGGGAGGAACAGGCATGA
- a CDS encoding MDR family MFS transporter — MTATAPTPARVFSPQEKTITLVGLMVVFLLSALDQTIVSTAMPRIIEQLQGLEYYTWVTTAYLLASTVMVPIYGKLSDLYGRKPILILGIGLFLLGSVLCGMSGEPFLGNLFGGGMLQLIVFRALQGLGGAALFTSAFAIIADMFPPAERAKFGGLFGAVFGLSSVLGPIIGGFLTDHGSASVLGYFIEGWRWVFYVNLPLGAVALFMIIAKMPSLSHRAAGKIDFLGALLIVMTTIPLLLALTWGGVTYPWDSARVVTLFAVSAVSLVLFILAERRNPDAILPLGLFRNPTFTFGNLASFVINMAFIGIVMFLPLFMQTVQGVSATNSGLAMLPLMAGLILSSITAGNLVSRTGNYKPFLLGGTVILIVGVFLLAQITVGTSRPDLGWRMFIVGLGLGPAMSLFNIAIQNAVAPSQIGVATSSSQFFRQIGSTIGAAIFGTLLLNNLQSELPRYLPNVPGMENAAKNINLGEMRASSGGSDTDKQIKAAVDAQYTQIEKAFRGDAAATQALLQNPQIPADLKATLKNGGVAAQVRAQLTAQADAVVGALNRGEAGRQALLASGSTPGALKTQLRALPAAALATPGAAQATAAQVRQSLLASEPQVTAQATTQALAQVRQTLDAQAKKLAAQVSSGMKQGFTAAVRHMISTSIWIILVGLILTAFLPVVPLRRHQAGEDAPAPVAMH; from the coding sequence ATGACGGCCACTGCACCCACTCCGGCCCGCGTCTTTAGCCCCCAGGAAAAGACCATCACGCTCGTTGGGCTGATGGTCGTGTTCCTGCTCTCGGCCCTCGACCAGACCATCGTTAGTACGGCGATGCCGCGCATCATCGAGCAGCTTCAGGGTCTGGAGTACTACACCTGGGTCACGACCGCCTACCTGCTCGCCAGCACCGTCATGGTGCCCATCTACGGCAAGCTCTCGGACCTGTACGGCCGCAAACCCATCCTGATCCTGGGTATCGGGCTGTTCCTGCTCGGCTCGGTGCTGTGCGGCATGAGCGGCGAGCCGTTCCTGGGCAATCTGTTCGGCGGCGGCATGTTGCAGCTCATCGTGTTCCGGGCGTTGCAAGGGCTGGGGGGCGCGGCGCTGTTCACGAGCGCCTTCGCGATTATCGCCGACATGTTCCCGCCGGCCGAGCGCGCCAAGTTCGGCGGCCTGTTCGGCGCTGTGTTCGGGCTGTCCAGCGTGCTGGGACCGATCATCGGCGGCTTTCTCACGGACCACGGCAGCGCCTCGGTGCTGGGCTACTTCATCGAGGGCTGGCGCTGGGTCTTCTATGTCAACCTGCCGCTGGGGGCCGTCGCCCTGTTCATGATCATTGCCAAGATGCCCAGCCTGTCGCACCGCGCGGCCGGCAAGATCGACTTTCTGGGCGCGCTGCTCATCGTCATGACGACCATTCCGCTGCTGCTCGCCCTGACCTGGGGCGGCGTGACCTACCCCTGGGACAGCGCGCGGGTCGTGACCCTGTTCGCCGTCAGCGCCGTCAGCCTGGTCCTGTTCATCCTGGCCGAGCGCCGCAACCCCGACGCCATCCTGCCGCTGGGGCTGTTCCGCAACCCCACCTTCACCTTCGGCAACCTCGCGAGCTTCGTCATCAATATGGCCTTCATCGGCATCGTGATGTTCCTGCCGCTGTTCATGCAGACCGTGCAGGGCGTCTCGGCCACCAACTCCGGCCTCGCCATGCTGCCGCTGATGGCCGGCCTGATCCTGTCGAGCATCACCGCCGGCAACCTCGTGAGCCGCACGGGCAACTACAAGCCCTTCCTGCTGGGCGGCACGGTCATCCTGATCGTGGGCGTGTTCCTGCTGGCTCAGATCACGGTGGGCACCAGCCGCCCCGACCTGGGCTGGCGCATGTTCATCGTGGGCCTGGGGCTGGGACCGGCCATGAGCCTGTTCAACATCGCCATCCAGAACGCCGTCGCCCCGAGCCAGATCGGCGTGGCGACGAGCAGCAGCCAGTTTTTCCGGCAGATCGGCAGCACCATCGGCGCGGCAATCTTCGGCACCCTGCTGCTCAACAACCTCCAGAGCGAACTGCCCCGCTACCTGCCCAACGTCCCCGGCATGGAAAACGCCGCCAAGAACATCAACCTCGGCGAGATGCGCGCCAGCAGCGGCGGCAGCGACACCGACAAGCAGATCAAGGCGGCCGTGGACGCCCAGTACACCCAGATCGAGAAGGCATTTAGGGGAGACGCGGCGGCCACACAGGCCCTGCTGCAAAACCCGCAGATTCCGGCCGACCTCAAGGCGACCCTGAAGAATGGCGGCGTCGCAGCGCAGGTGCGCGCCCAGCTGACTGCTCAGGCGGACGCCGTGGTCGGGGCCCTGAACCGCGGCGAGGCGGGCCGTCAGGCGCTGCTGGCTTCCGGCAGTACGCCCGGCGCTCTAAAGACGCAGCTGCGCGCGCTGCCGGCGGCCGCCCTCGCCACGCCCGGCGCGGCGCAGGCGACCGCTGCCCAAGTCCGACAGAGCCTGCTGGCGAGCGAGCCGCAGGTCACGGCGCAGGCCACCACCCAGGCTCTCGCGCAGGTGCGCCAGACCCTCGACGCGCAGGCCAAGAAGCTCGCCGCGCAGGTCAGCAGCGGCATGAAACAGGGCTTCACGGCCGCCGTGCGCCACATGATCTCCACGAGCATCTGGATCATCCTGGTCGGCCTGATTCTTACCGCCTTCCTGCCGGTCGTGCCGCTGCGCCGCCACCAGGCGGGCGAGGACGCGCCGGCTCCCGTGGCGATGCACTGA
- a CDS encoding adenine deaminase, whose amino-acid sequence MIESSDRRRVVRVARGEEAGDLLVRGAQVVQPATGELYEADVLVADGRVAAVGALGSAPAARTLEARGAYLSPGFMDGHVHIESSLLTPAGFAGAVLRRGTTSVVAEPHEVVNVLGGRGLDWMLEAGQTSGLRVYGSVPSCVPASSFERGGAVLSAAEVAELLRRPGVLGLAEMMNYPGVLGGDEDVWAVLAAGRASGLRMDGHASGVTGRDLLAYAAAGLHSDHEATTPEEARERLRAGLWLMVREGSAARNLQALLPVLRNRPRRAMLVSDDVSVDELLELGHLDRLMRTCVAGGLHPADAVALVTCNPAEYWGLHDHGLVAPGYHADFVLLDNLHDFGVLETFVGGAEARPGTSTPPLPGGGVDLGTGWDAARFGVPAHWPVMEVSPDQITTGVGAPGSGDARLVVADRYGRGEWATCWTSGTGLTGGTLGLSVLHDAHQAAFLGGSDEDIRAAGRALTALGGGAVVVSGGEVLAQLPLPYAGLMTDLPPQEAAARLGEVTAAARALGCRLPYPVTTLSFLGLSVIPALKLTPRGLLDVTAWRLLDGDAPSLSRQSGGQSSVGAPGGSD is encoded by the coding sequence ATGATCGAGTCTTCTGACCGGCGACGGGTGGTGCGGGTCGCGCGCGGCGAGGAAGCGGGAGACCTGCTGGTGCGCGGCGCGCAAGTGGTCCAGCCCGCGACCGGTGAACTTTACGAGGCGGACGTGCTCGTGGCCGACGGCCGCGTGGCGGCGGTGGGGGCCCTGGGCAGCGCGCCCGCCGCCCGCACCCTGGAGGCGCGCGGGGCCTACCTCTCGCCGGGGTTCATGGACGGGCATGTCCACATCGAATCCAGCCTGCTGACCCCGGCGGGCTTCGCGGGCGCGGTGCTGCGCCGGGGCACGACCAGCGTGGTTGCCGAGCCGCACGAGGTTGTGAACGTGCTCGGTGGCCGGGGCCTAGACTGGATGCTGGAGGCCGGGCAGACCTCGGGGCTGCGGGTGTACGGCTCGGTGCCGTCTTGCGTGCCCGCGAGCAGCTTCGAGCGGGGCGGGGCCGTACTGAGCGCCGCCGAGGTGGCCGAACTGCTGCGCCGCCCCGGCGTGCTGGGCCTGGCCGAGATGATGAACTACCCCGGCGTACTGGGCGGCGACGAAGACGTGTGGGCCGTTCTGGCGGCGGGCCGGGCCTCGGGCCTGCGCATGGACGGCCACGCCTCGGGGGTCACGGGGCGCGACCTGCTGGCCTACGCGGCGGCCGGGCTGCACTCGGACCATGAGGCGACCACGCCCGAGGAAGCCCGCGAGCGTCTGCGCGCCGGCCTGTGGCTGATGGTGCGCGAGGGCTCGGCGGCGCGCAACCTCCAGGCCTTGCTCCCGGTGCTGCGCAACAGACCCCGGCGCGCGATGCTCGTCAGCGACGACGTGAGCGTGGACGAACTGCTGGAACTCGGACACCTCGACCGCCTGATGCGTACGTGCGTGGCAGGCGGCCTGCACCCGGCCGACGCGGTGGCCCTCGTGACCTGCAACCCCGCCGAGTACTGGGGCCTGCACGACCACGGCCTCGTGGCGCCGGGCTACCACGCCGATTTCGTGCTGCTGGACAACCTGCACGACTTCGGAGTCCTGGAGACCTTCGTGGGCGGCGCCGAGGCCCGTCCCGGCACGTCCACGCCTCCTCTGCCCGGCGGCGGCGTGGACCTGGGCACGGGTTGGGACGCTGCGCGCTTTGGGGTGCCCGCCCACTGGCCGGTGATGGAGGTCAGCCCCGACCAGATCACGACCGGGGTGGGGGCACCGGGCAGCGGCGACGCGCGGCTGGTCGTGGCCGACCGCTACGGGCGCGGCGAGTGGGCGACCTGCTGGACCTCGGGCACCGGCCTCACCGGCGGCACCCTGGGCCTGAGCGTGCTGCACGACGCGCACCAGGCGGCCTTCCTGGGCGGCAGCGACGAGGACATCCGCGCGGCGGGCCGGGCCCTGACGGCGCTGGGCGGCGGGGCGGTGGTGGTCTCGGGCGGCGAGGTCCTCGCGCAGTTGCCGCTTCCCTACGCGGGCCTGATGACCGACCTGCCCCCGCAGGAAGCCGCCGCACGCCTGGGCGAGGTCACGGCGGCGGCGCGCGCGCTGGGCTGCCGCCTGCCCTACCCCGTCACCACCCTGAGCTTCCTGGGCCTGAGCGTGATTCCGGCCCTGAAGCTCACGCCGCGCGGCCTGCTGGACGTCACCGCCTGGCGGCTGCTGGACGGCGACGCGCCCAGTCTGTCCCGGCAGTCCGGAGGCCAGTCCAGCGTGGGCGCGCCGGGTGGGTCAGACTAG
- a CDS encoding alpha/beta fold hydrolase: protein MTELPQGWTERSVMAGDVRLHVVEAGPADGPLVVLLHGFPEFWRAWERQIGPLARAGFRVVAPDMRGYNLSEKPPGASAYKVSLLQEDVAALIRALGHTRARVVGHDWGGIVAWALAIRQPEVVEKLVILNAPHPGRFREVLRNPAQKKKSWYIGFFQLPWLPERALPQFGRWALRGTNPDAYTPQELREYEAAWAQPGAAGAMINYYRAMRVAGTGGGRQGGEVRVPTLVIWGERDAALLPELADGLERWVPDLRVVRLPRASHWVMRDEPLRVNHLLLDFLDTAGS from the coding sequence ATGACCGAGTTACCCCAGGGCTGGACCGAACGCAGCGTCATGGCGGGCGACGTGCGCCTGCATGTGGTGGAGGCCGGCCCCGCAGACGGCCCGCTGGTCGTGCTGCTGCACGGCTTCCCCGAGTTCTGGCGGGCCTGGGAACGCCAGATCGGGCCGCTCGCCCGGGCGGGGTTCCGGGTGGTCGCCCCCGACATGCGCGGCTACAACCTCAGCGAGAAGCCGCCGGGCGCCTCCGCCTACAAGGTGAGCCTGTTGCAGGAGGACGTCGCGGCCCTTATCCGCGCGCTGGGCCATACGCGGGCGCGGGTGGTGGGCCACGACTGGGGCGGCATCGTGGCCTGGGCCCTGGCGATCCGGCAGCCGGAGGTCGTCGAGAAACTGGTCATCCTGAACGCGCCGCATCCGGGACGCTTCCGCGAGGTCCTCAGAAACCCGGCGCAGAAGAAGAAATCGTGGTACATCGGCTTTTTCCAGCTGCCCTGGCTGCCCGAGCGTGCGCTGCCGCAGTTCGGGCGCTGGGCGCTGCGTGGCACGAACCCCGACGCCTACACGCCGCAGGAATTGCGCGAGTACGAGGCTGCCTGGGCCCAGCCCGGAGCGGCGGGCGCCATGATCAATTACTACCGCGCCATGCGGGTGGCCGGCACGGGCGGCGGCCGACAGGGGGGCGAGGTGCGCGTCCCCACCCTGGTGATCTGGGGCGAACGCGACGCGGCGCTGCTGCCCGAACTCGCCGACGGGCTGGAGCGCTGGGTGCCGGACCTGCGGGTGGTCCGGCTGCCGCGCGCCAGCCACTGGGTGATGCGCGACGAGCCGCTACGGGTGAACCATCTCCTGCTGGACTTTCTGGACACTGCCGGGAGCTGA
- a CDS encoding 2Fe-2S iron-sulfur cluster-binding protein, with the protein MTQSSGEQTLSIYVEDYGEITARAGERLVLALERGGVDILHRCGGVARCTTCRVEFLEGEPDLMTVAEYDKLTEKELLNVARLSCQIECAPEMRVRPLQTVRSSGLEAGKAPAEAIAPEPVWTTRPGASTEG; encoded by the coding sequence ATGACCCAGAGCAGCGGCGAACAGACCCTGAGCATTTACGTCGAGGACTACGGCGAGATCACGGCGCGCGCCGGCGAGCGGCTCGTACTGGCGCTGGAGCGCGGCGGGGTGGACATCCTGCACCGCTGCGGCGGCGTGGCGCGCTGCACGACCTGCCGCGTCGAATTTCTGGAAGGCGAACCCGATCTGATGACGGTCGCGGAGTACGACAAGCTGACCGAAAAGGAGCTGCTCAACGTGGCCCGCCTCTCGTGCCAGATCGAGTGCGCGCCTGAGATGCGCGTGCGCCCCCTCCAGACCGTGAGGAGCAGCGGCCTGGAAGCCGGCAAGGCCCCCGCCGAGGCCATCGCGCCCGAGCCGGTGTGGACCACCCGCCCCGGAGCCTCGACCGAAGGCTAA
- a CDS encoding CoA ester lyase, translated as MKALRSVLYVPGDKPRAIEKARTLGADAVILDLEDAVAPEHKEAARDNVVAALRVPWPVPVFVRVNGLGTPWEHEDREAALLAGVDGLVLPKVEDARAVAELHLRVPLWAMIETPLGVLAAPQIAAVPGVAGLIAGTNDLARVLRTRPHAERAPLLHALSAVVLAARAHGKVPLDAVYNDVRDPEGFARECAGGRALGFAGKTVIHPGQVALANAAYGVSEDEAREAAALLAAWDEARAQGRSVATFRGALIETMHVEEARETLAAWMPPESGPAAP; from the coding sequence GTGAAGGCGCTGCGGTCCGTCCTCTATGTGCCCGGCGACAAACCGCGTGCCATCGAGAAGGCGCGGACGCTGGGGGCCGACGCCGTGATCCTCGACCTGGAGGACGCCGTGGCCCCCGAGCACAAGGAGGCGGCGCGGGACAACGTTGTAGCAGCCCTGCGCGTGCCCTGGCCGGTGCCGGTGTTCGTGCGCGTCAACGGTCTGGGTACGCCCTGGGAGCACGAGGACCGCGAGGCTGCGCTGCTCGCCGGCGTGGACGGCCTGGTGCTCCCCAAGGTCGAGGATGCCCGCGCCGTGGCCGAACTGCACCTGCGCGTGCCTCTGTGGGCCATGATCGAGACGCCCCTGGGCGTGCTGGCTGCCCCCCAGATCGCGGCGGTCCCCGGCGTGGCGGGCCTGATCGCCGGGACCAACGACCTCGCCCGCGTGCTGCGGACCCGGCCCCATGCGGAGCGCGCGCCGCTGCTGCACGCGCTCTCGGCGGTGGTGCTCGCGGCACGCGCCCACGGCAAGGTGCCGCTGGACGCCGTCTACAACGACGTGCGTGACCCGGAGGGCTTCGCGCGGGAGTGTGCCGGGGGCCGCGCGCTGGGTTTCGCGGGCAAGACGGTCATTCATCCGGGGCAGGTGGCACTCGCCAACGCGGCCTACGGCGTCAGTGAGGACGAGGCCCGTGAGGCCGCCGCTCTCCTCGCCGCCTGGGACGAGGCCCGCGCGCAGGGCCGGAGCGTAGCTACCTTCCGGGGCGCGCTCATCGAGACTATGCATGTCGAGGAGGCCCGCGAGACGCTCGCGGCGTGGATGCCCCCGGAGTCCGGCCCGGCGGCGCCGTGA
- a CDS encoding NAD(P)/FAD-dependent oxidoreductase codes for MSNVLIVGAGLGALALGADLRAAGVDVRLLDKSRGGAGRAATRRVRLEDGREARLDHGARFFTARGERLRALAQAGEEAGWLRAWATGFPTWEAGEIRPDGGGEHPRYAPVDGLSALSRHLGEGLDVAYGVTAARLERVGTGWRVHDTAEGVHEARRLVLNLPAAQASALLGDHASELRAAFAGVTYDPCWAVGAVLEQDLGADWPALRFRGHPALDWVAREHTKRPAGHPPALMVHAHADWSRAHLEDRPEDVQAALLAAAAEVVGDFAVLQTFAHRWRYAQPARRAAGAHFWDTELNLGACGDGFTPDNHGTRVEAALLSGWSLAAALGTA; via the coding sequence ATGAGTAACGTGCTGATCGTGGGGGCGGGACTGGGCGCCCTGGCCCTGGGCGCCGATCTGCGAGCGGCGGGCGTGGACGTGCGCCTGCTGGACAAGTCGCGTGGCGGCGCAGGCCGGGCGGCGACCCGGCGTGTACGCCTCGAAGACGGCCGCGAGGCCCGGCTGGACCACGGCGCCCGCTTCTTCACGGCCCGTGGCGAGCGGCTGCGCGCGCTGGCGCAGGCCGGCGAGGAGGCGGGCTGGCTGCGGGCCTGGGCCACCGGCTTCCCGACCTGGGAGGCCGGCGAGATCCGGCCGGACGGGGGCGGCGAGCACCCGCGCTACGCGCCTGTGGACGGCCTGAGTGCCCTGAGCCGTCATCTGGGTGAGGGACTGGACGTGGCCTACGGCGTCACGGCGGCGCGGCTGGAGCGTGTGGGCACGGGCTGGCGGGTTCACGACACCGCGGAAGGCGTCCACGAAGCCCGGCGGCTTGTCCTGAATCTGCCGGCCGCGCAGGCCTCGGCGCTGCTGGGCGACCACGCGTCGGAACTGCGCGCCGCCTTCGCCGGGGTGACCTACGATCCGTGCTGGGCGGTGGGAGCGGTGCTGGAGCAGGATCTCGGCGCCGACTGGCCTGCCCTGCGGTTCAGGGGCCACCCGGCCCTCGACTGGGTGGCCCGCGAGCACACCAAACGCCCTGCTGGCCACCCACCTGCGCTCATGGTCCACGCCCACGCCGATTGGTCGCGGGCGCATCTCGAAGACCGCCCGGAGGACGTGCAGGCCGCGCTGCTGGCCGCCGCTGCCGAGGTCGTGGGCGACTTCGCGGTGCTGCAGACCTTCGCCCACCGCTGGCGTTACGCCCAGCCCGCGCGCCGGGCGGCGGGAGCCCATTTCTGGGACACCGAACTGAACCTGGGCGCCTGCGGCGACGGCTTCACCCCCGATAACCACGGTACGCGGGTCGAGGCGGCGCTGCTGAGCGGCTGGTCGCTGGCTGCTGCCCTGGGGACGGCGTGA